The Desulfobacterales bacterium DNA window ACTGGGGGATGCTCTCCCGGGTGTGTGAAAAGACCGGGATTGCCGCCATAATGGTGGATTATGGATTGGTACCCGCGCATCGGTACCCCGGGCCGTTAAATGATGTCCTTCAGGTGTTTCGGCAATTAAGACTGGAAAATCCTCCGGATCGGATTTTTCTCATGGGCGATTCCGCGGGCGGCGGACTCGCCCTGTCCGCCGCCCTGGCCCTCAAAGACAATCAGGAGCCACTCCCGCAAAAGCTGGCCCTTTTATCGCCCTGGCTGGATCTGACCATGAGCCACCCGGATATTGAAAGGCTTAAAAAATTCGATCAGCTTTTGACCAAGGAGGATTTGATCGCTGCCGGCCGGGATTACGCCGGGGACCATAACCCCGGCCATCACCTGCTATCCCCGATTAACGGCGATTTTGCCGGCCTGCCGCCCGCCCTGGTCCTGGTGGGTACCCATGAATTATTCCTCTGCGACTGCCGCCGGTTTAAGGAAAAGGCGGCGGCTGCGGGCGTACCCATCCGCTACCGGGAATGGAAGGGCATGTTCCATGATTGGATGGCGCTTACTCCGGCCATGGCCGAAGCCAATGAAGCGGTGGATGAGATCGTGGATTTTTTCTTCAAAGCTTAGGTCATTGAGAGCAGGCATTCGGCCAGCCGGTCGGCGGCAATACTCGGGGCGCTTTCTTTTGTGATCAGGGGATAATCCATTACCTCGATGCCCAGGGCATTCAGCCGCTCCTCGTCAATCGGGCAAGCATATCTGCCGTGTTTTTTATCCACCAGCACCAGATTCAGCACCGCCTGATTCTCGATTTTCTCCGGGTCATCCGCCTTTAAGTAGGAGAGCAGAATTTCGGTCTGCCGGGTGGGATCCAGCCCATAGGATTCCGGGTCCTCTCCCGTGTTGGGAATATAGATTTTGGGGCAGTGCACCCGGCTGACGGCATGGCCCACCCCTTTGGGAAGCAGGTTGGCGATGATGCTGGAATAAAAACTGCCCATGGGATAGCAGATCAGTTCGGCGGACTGGATCAAGCTGCGTATGCCGGAATCTATCTCCACTTCCGCCGGGTCGCCATCCGTGCTGCTGTGGCAGAGATAGAGCCGATGGATTCGGGAGGCGATGGGGCGGCTCTCTTTGCCGGTTAACTGATGCTGGCCGATAATCAGCTCCCCGGAGTCCATCTCAGCGGCCAGATGCCGGTCGTCGGCGACAACCGGCCGAACCGTGCCCCGGGCCTGGACAAGGTTTGAAATTGTGTAGATAATCGGGTCAAGCAGGTGGTGGTTGTCGAGATACCCGGCGGCCAGGATCAGGTTGCCGATGCTTGCGCCCTTCAGGCTAAATGAGGCCGGCATGTAATTCAGGAAGGTGTGCAGGTGGCTGCGGATGATTTGGCACATGGGCTCGGGTATCCGGGAAACCAGGGGGTGCGTGCCGCGGGCCATCCGGGCAAGCTCCGCCGCCAGGCGCTCTTCGGCCGCATCTTTTGCCAGCCGGTGGACGAACAGGTCAAATATTTCCGGCTGGCCCTGAAAACTCTGATCCGCCAGCGCCATCAGGCGATTGCGGATATCCCCCACCGCAGGCATGTGAAAGACCTTACGCAGTTCCGCCGAACTGCCGCCGGAATCAAACGGTGTGATGATGTGAATCGAATTGCGGGTGTAGCGGATCAATTCCCGGCTAAGCGCCCGCAGGGCCGTGCCGCCGCTGAAAAACAGCGGCCGCGGGCCCAAATCCGGAGACTTTTGATACCGGGCCAGCTTAAAAGGGTCCGGCAGCCGGGCCGTTCGGCTCATTTGAAAGTAAAGGGGCGCCCCGCCGGATGGCTGTATTTTGTCATTCATCAAATCCGATCCACGTAGTTATTTGATCCACCGGCGCCCGGGGGGTTTTAAGCTGGTTGGCCGCATGATCCCGGTCCGGATAACCCACGGCGATGCCGATGATGAGCCGCTTGGTTTCCGGTATACCGGCCAGGTTTCGAATGACTTCCGGGTAAAAAATGCCCTGATCCTCAATGCATGTGCCAAGCCCGCGGGCCACAGCCGCAAGGCAGATATTTTCCACGACCATGCCGATATCAAGGAGAGGGCCGGATTCTGAAAGCATCTGATCGGTCATGACGATGATCGCCGCCGGCGCGTCAAAAAACCGGAACCCCCGTTCCTGCCAGGCGCTTCGGTTTTCCTTATCCTCCCGGGCGATACCCATCAAGTTGAAAATCTGTTTGGCCAGCTCCACCTGGCGTTCGCGGTAGACACTCTCCTTCGGCCAGAGCGCGGCCACATGATCCGGCGCCATGGGGGCGCCGTTTCGCAGCTTTTCCACATTGGCCGCCCGGATCTGATCAAGCACCGGGCCGGTGATAACCGCAAATTCCCAGGGCTGTGAATTTAAGGCGGATGGCGCCCGTGTGGCGGTTTCAAGGATTTCCTTTAACAGGACCCCGGGCACCGGGTCCGCTTTAAATCCGCGGATGCTGCGTCGCGTGTTTATCGCATCGATCACATTCATAAAATAATTGCTCCCCCGTCGCGAAATTTTACCGGAATTGCGTCAATCTTATGTTTTTTCAGGCTTTTTCAGCTTCTTTCAGCCGATAATCCGCCGGCCGCCGTTTAGCCGGCGATTTTCCGGTACTGGGCGATCTGCCGGGATACGGCAATCAGTTCATCGTTTTCATCCCAGATATCCCCGTCCTCTTCAAGCAGTCCGCAGTTGATAAACCGCGTTCTAAAGCGGCATTTCAGCCATTCGGTATCCGTTATGTTGCGGATGCTTATGGTGAACTCAAGGGTCGGCACCCAGGCGGCCATGCCCTGGGTGGAAAATACCGCCGGCGGAAAGGCATCCGCCGCCAAAGTGACGGCCAGGATATCCAGCGGCCGGTTGTCCGTAAATTTGATCCATCCCTTGTGCTCGGATGCATCCGAGAGTTTATTCTCCATCCATCCCGCACACATCGGGTCCAGGCGAACATCCATGTTATCATAGAGGGTATATTTCGGCATTTGGGGAAACCGGACGCACTGATCCAGCGGCGCGATTTCCGGCGGATCGGCTTCGTAGCGTTTGATGAAGCACTCATCGGTTTCAATGGCAAAGGTGCCGAACGCCCGGATTTTCTCGCTGCCCTCCTGCAGGAGCCGCGTTTGAAACCGGTTAAACTGTTTGGACTGGGCGATGGCCTCAACCCCCAGTTCCACTTCCCCGGGCAGGCAGCGGGCCAGGTAATTGGCGGTTAAAATCGGGGTGGCGGTTTTGTCGGAATGCGTCATCATGGCATTCGCCACGATCGCCAGAAGATAGCCGCCATTGGGATTGCCGTTAATCGACCAGTTGTCGGACACGTTGGCCTTAAAGAAATAGGGCGCTTTTGGGGTGACCGAGATATCCTTATTAAATAGATGCATGTATGCCTCGTCTTTGGGATGACTGGATTGTTAGAAAATAATACCTAAATTTAATATATTAATTTAGCCTTAGCGAGGGGTATGTTCAACTTTCGTCTCAAACGGCTTCCAGTAAAATTTTTTGAGCAGTCCATATTTTTCGGCAAACCATCCCGGGGCGGTGGCAAAAACCGCGTATAAAGTGGGGACAACCACGAGTGTTAGTATGGTGGCCAGCATCAGCCCGAATATGACCACGATGGACATGGACTGCCAGTATTGGGAGGTTTCGCTGACCAGCGAGATGGAAAGCTTCCGGAAATTGATGGAAATCCCCGTGGCCATGGGAATCAGTCCCAGGATGGTGGTGATGGCGGTGAGCATCACCGGGCGCAGGCGGGTGGCGCCGCCGGCGATGATCGCCTCGTGAAAATCCATACCGCGGCTTCTCAGTTTATTGATGTAGTCAATGAGGACGATGGCGTTGTTGACCACCACGCCGGCAAGCGAAATTACGCCCACACCGGACATGATGATGCCAAAGGGAAACCGCATGACGGTAAGCCCCAAAAAGACCCCGCCCAGGGACAGGATGACCGAAGTCATGATAATCAGGGGCTGGCCCACGGAGTTGAAAATGGTCACCAGGATTAAAAAGATCAGGAAAAGGGCGATGATAAAGGCCTTGGACAAAAAGGCCTTGGATTCCTCCTCATGTTCGTGCTGGCCGGTGAACTTGATATGATAGCCGGGGGGCATCGTGAAATCGGCAAGCAGTCGTTCCGCCTGCATTTTGGCAACTGAGCCGGGGATTTTGGTCTCATCCACATCCCCTTTGACGGTGACCACCCGTTCATGGTTGATCCGGTTGATGTCTCCAAGGCTTCCCGAAAATTTGATGTCGGCCAGGGTGGTCAGCGGCACCATCTGCCCGGACGGGGTGGAAAGCATGAGTTTTCGCAGCACATCCGACACCTTCCGGTCGCCTTCGGTGAATTTGACGGTGATATCGTAGTCTTCATCTTCTTCCCGGAAAGTGGACACATTGAGCCCGTTATAGGCGGTTTTTAAGCCGAACCCGATGGCATTGGTGCTAAGCCCGAAAAGCGCCGCCTTCTGCCGGTCGATATCCACCTGGACCGATGGCAGGGCATCCATGAAGTCGTCTTTGACGTCCACCACGTGCGGGATTTTAGACACAATCGCCCGGATCTGCTTGGCGAGATCCCCCAATACACGAACCTTTTCCCCGGAAATCTCAATGTTGATCGGCGCGCCGGTGGGCGGTCCGCCCTGGGCTTCGGCAACGGTGATCCGGGCGCCGGCAATATTCTTGATCCGCTGGCGAATAACCTCGATATCATCCACGGACGGGGTTTTCCGGTCTTCGAAGTCGATGAACTGAATCCCCAGGCGGTTGTCGGCATATTCGGAAAAAAGGGAGCTGCCCGCCTTTTTCTTGGCCGTGGCATAGATGTGTTCAATATTGTCGATATCCGTGGGACCTTTGAATGTATCGCCGCCCCTTTTTTCATGCACCCGGGGGATATACGCCCGGGCGTATCGCTCTTTAAAAGATGCCGACGGATTTTCGGCCCCCGCATTGGCCACCGCCAGTTCGATTTTTTTAATGATCCGGTCCATGTATTCAAGGTCCGCGCCTTCCGGGGGATCGACATTCACATAGGCGCTATCCGGATCAACACTCGGAAAAAATTCCACCGGTTTTTCCAGACCGATAACCAGCTGCCAGATCTGTATCAGCGCAAAGAGCAGGAGAAAAGACGTGGCCACCACGGTGAGGCGGTGCTTGAGCGAATATTCAAGCATGCGCCGGTAGGTACGCAGTATAATGCCTTGGATTTGAACCGGTTTTTCACCCATGGCCTGGATGTCTGACGCATCCGTTGCCAGGCGCCCCGGGTCATTCTTTTGCTTGACCCGCATGAAAAAAGCGGTGAGCGCCGGGTTGATGACCAGGGCCACGAAAAGACTCGATGTCAGGGTAATAATCAGGGTGATCGGCAGATACTTCATGAATTCGCCCATAATGCCCGGCCAGAACACCATTGGGAAAAAGGCGGCGAGCGTGGTCAGGGTGGAGCCGATCACCGGGTAGGCCACTTCGGAGGTGGCTTTTTTGGCGGCCTCGATCCGGGAGACGCCCTGTTCCATATACCGATAGATATTTTCGACAATCACAATGGCATTATCCACCAGCATGCCGAGGGCCAGGGTCAGGGAAAACAGCACCACCATATTCAGAGTGATGCCCATGGCATAAATCACCATAAAGGAGAGCAGCATGGAAAACGGGATGGCAAGCCCCACCAGCGTGGCATTTCGTACCCCCAGGGCAAAAAAGAGCACCAGCACCACCAGCAACAGACCGGACAGAATATTGTTTTCAAGGTCCGCCAGCATGAGCCGGATGCCCTTGGCCTTGTTCATGAGCTTGGTGATTTCGACCCCGGCGGGCCACCCCGGCTTCTGCTCATCGATCAGGCGGTCCACGGCTTCAACAATGTCGATGATATTTTCACCCGCGCGTTTTTTAACGGCAATATTGACCGCATCCCGGCCGTCTAAGCGGGACCGGGATTCTTCATCCTTGAACCCGTCCACCACCCGGGCCATATCCTTTAAGTAAACCGGCTGGCCGTTGAAATTGTCCACGACCAAACCGTATATTTCATCCGGTGTGTTGAATTCGCCCGGTACCCGCAGCTGATAGCGCCCGTCGCCCAGTGTAATGGCCCCGCCCGAGGTGTTGGTGTTTTCATTGGCCACGACCTGCTGGAACGCGGTGATCGGGATGTTGTAATAGGCCATTTTATCCGGATCAACCTCGATGATAATCTCGCGCTCCCGGCCGCCGGTGACATCGACCTCGAGCACGCCGGGAATCGATTCGATGTCTTCTTCCAGGTCATTGGCGATTTTTTTAAGCCCCGCCATACCGGTAGCCCCATGCAGGGAATACACCACGATCGGCAGCTCCGACAGATTCACCTCAAATACAGCGGGGTCGTCCTCCAGGTCCGTCGGCAGGTCGCGTTTGGCTTCATCCACCTTGTCCTTTACCTTCTGAAGCACATCATCGATATCGGTTCCCGGGATAAACTCGATATTGATATTGGATTCGCCCTCTGAGCTGACAGACTTGACGCTTTTGACCCGTTCCAGCCCTTTAAGCTTCTTCTCAATGGGCACGGTGATGGCGGTTTCAATATCGGCCGCTGCCACGCCCTTATAAGGCGTGTAGACAAACACATAGGGGATGGTGACGTCGGGCTCGTCTTCCCGCGGGATTTCATTGTAGCAGTAGAATCCCATGATCAGGATGATGACCGCCAGAACCAGGACGCTGACGCGGTTATTGACCGCTGTATCGGATATGATCAATTCATGATCTCCTTCATATCCGAAACCGTCCGGACCAGGTTCACCGCCTGGCCGTCGCTGACGCGCCGATGGCCAACCACAATAACCCGGTCGCCGGGTTTTAGGCCGTCTGTGACCTGGATCTGCCAGCCTTCCTGGATGCCGGTTTGAATGTTTCTGGCATGGGCGGTCTCATCGTTTATCACATAGACCGTCTGCCGATTGTTTAGGGAAATGATTGAATAGAGCGGGATGGACAGGGCCTTGGAAACTTCCCTTTTGACAATATCCACCCGGGCGAACATATCCGGCAGGATTTCATGGTTCGGATTATCGATTTCGAGTTCCAGTTTGTAGAGCCGCGCCTGCGGATCGCTGGCAATGGAGAGAAAGTATTTTTTAGCCGGGAAGGCCTTATCCGCCAGGGCATCAAAGCGGACCATGTAGTCATTTACACTTCGGACGGCGCTGACATCGGATTCCGGGATGCCCACATTCACCTTGACCCGGTCCATCTGGATGACTTCGGCAATCGCGTCGGCCGTGTTAATATATTGGCCCTTTTCGATATAAAGCTGATTCAGGGTCCCGGTAATCGGGCTTTTTATAGTGCAGCGGTCGAGATTGAGCCGGGCAGCGTCCCTCTCCGCCTTGAAGCGCTCGACCTGCGCCGTGATATCGTCCAGTTGCGCGCGCGGGGCCAGCTGCTGGGCGTATAGTTTTTCCACCCGGTTTTTCGAGGCAAGCGCCGTATCATAGGCGGCTTTTGCCGCCTTAAGGGCGATTTCGTAGTCGCTTTTATCCAAAACCGCGATGATATCGCCCTCTTTGACCGGTGTGCCCTTTTCCATATGTTTTTCGATGACTTCGCCGCGGACCTCGGCGATCACATTGAATTTTATCCAGGGCTCCACCACGCCGGGCAGATTGATCCGGTCCCGGATGGTTTCCGGGGCGAGCTCAAGGGCCACGACATTCACATCCGGCCGGTCCATGCGGATATCAAGTTTATTTTCCGCCATCTGCTGTTTGATGTCGGCAATCTGGCGGTCAAGCTTTTCCTGCTGGTTCTTGACGAGCTCGGATAGGGGCATGTGGAGAATGGTTTTTACCTGATCGGCAGAGAGGCCGAGTTCGGCCTGCATGCGCTCGGCGGCGGTTTTCTGGTCCGCGGATGTTTTTAAAATCGCTGCCACGGTATCGATCTTTCCCGCTGCCAGCTGCATGCTTTCAAGCGCGCTTAAGCCCTTTTTGACCGCCTCCAGCCGATCCTTCTTGGTGTTTACCATCTGGCCCAGGACAATAACGGCGCCCAGCAGCAAAAGAATCGGAAGGGCGCCCCACAGGCGCATTAAAAGCTTTTTCCCCCGGGATGTTCGGGGGCGGCTATCCGGTTTGGGGTTCATGGCATGGGGTCTCCTGTTCGGATTGTATCAGCGGAGTTTAATACACCGGAATTGTTACCGGATCAAATTATTTTTAGGCCGGCGGCGAAATTTCTTCCAGGGCCATGCGCGCCTGATCCCCGTCTGCTTCAATCCATTGGCATTTGACCAGGCAGTCGCCGTAAAAATCGCATCGGTCTTCTTTAATATGGGAATTCTCCTTTAAAAAACGGCTATGGGGAATTATGATGTAGATGGTATCTGGTTTGAATAATCAACCTGTCTATATCATAACAAAATCGAATTTGGATATTATTTTTAAGGGCATTGCATGATGCGGAAAAAGACCTGGGCGCTGATAGCAGTTGTTATTATTCTATTGATCGTAGTCAGCGGCGTAGGGCTTTATTTTGGCCTTACTGCGCCGGGCTTTTTGACGCCCCGGATTGAAAAAGCCATGGGCGAGCGGCTGAACGCCGATGTCCGGATGCGGGGGGTTGATTTCAGCCTTTTATCCGGTGTCCATATTGAAGAATTGGCGCTTTCGCCTGCGGAAATCAGGGGTAAACCCGGGGCAGAAGCCCCGCTGGCACTTACGGACATCCGGATCCGGCATTCATGGCTGTCCTTGCTCCGTGGTAAATACCGGCCCACCCGGGTGATCGTTGAAAAATTAAATGCCCGTATGGCGCCGGAATATGTGGATTGGCTCTCCGGAATCGAGCCGCCTGACCCGTCAAGGCCAAAGCCGGAAATCGATATAAAAAACGGACGTCTCAAACTGCAATGGCCTGTCTTTACGCGGCCGGTTCAGATCAACAATTTAAATTTTTCCGTCTGGCCCGAGGCCGGCGGAAAGAAGGTGACGGGCACATCGCGTTTTGAATTCGGAAAAAACCGCGTACGCATGGGCTTTGAGGTGATGCCGGAGAGCGGTGAGATCAACACCCGCTTTACCCTTCACGGCTTTGATTTGTCCGCCCTGCCGGCGGTTGAATCAGAAAAGGCCGTTTTTGAACCGGAAAAACTGGAGATGGCCGGGATTCTGTCCGGCACCCTCGCCATACACCTGGCGTCCGAGGGCCGCCGGCCGGATTTAAACGGAGAGATTACGGTATCCGGGCTTTCCGCCCGGTATCCGGGGGTTCCGTTTGAATTTGAAAACGGATTTGCCAAACTGAGCGTCACGGATAACACGGTGGCTATTCGGGATGGAGCGATTAACTGCGCCCAGGGGGGGGTTGAGATTCCGGCGGCAGGCCTCCGGTTTGAGAATCAATCTCTGACGTGTGCCTGGCTTCGGGCCAGCGTGAGCGGCATTGATGTGCCGGTAATCGCCGATGAAAGGCTTTTGGCGTTTTTGCCGGAGCATTACCGGCCCCAATTGGACGGCGGCAAAGCCACGGGCGGAGTCTATTTGCGGTGGCAGCCGGGCGATGATTTAAGCTATTCCGGTGATTTTATGCTGACCGGCGTTTCCGGCAGTATGCCGGCGTATGAAACCGATTTTTCCGAATTGGATGCCAATGTCAGTCTTTCCGCACCCGGCCGTATCGTGATTCGCCAGGCCCGGGCCCGGGTGCTCGGCGGGCGCGCGGAGGCGGCCGGGTCCTGTCAGTTTATCGGGGGTAAAATTAAAAATCCGGCATTGGAATTACGCCTGGCGGATGTCACTGAGACTTCCCATGTGGTGTCCCGGCTGCCGGCGGGGGTCCGCAATGTCATCGACAAGGCGGGCTTTAAGGGCTCGGAAATTGACGGCTTAATCGCATTGCAGCCCGGTCATACCAAGGTGGATCTCTCGATTGCGGCGCGTCAGGCAGAACTTCCGGATCTGCCCATTCAACTGACCGATCCGCATCTGGATGTGAGGTGGACATCAGAGGCCAGGCGGGTGGTCTTTGACAATGTGCGGGCCAAATTCAACGGGAGCCCTTTGGCTGGCTCCGGCACCCTGGTATTTGGCCGGAAGTCCCCCTATTTAAATTTTTCGATCTTGGGGCGCTATCTGCCGGTAAATAATCAGGTTCTGGAATGGGCCGGGCTTGAGCTGAAAAACTGGCGCGCCGGCGGAAGGTTTGACATTGAAATGCGGGCCAAGCAGTGGTGGCCTTCCGGGACCGGCGCCGCCGAATTTCTGGATAATATGCGGGTGCAGGTCGATATGCGGGATGGGGTGCTTCACCATCCGGAAGCCGGCAAACTGGCGGAAAACATCAGCGGCCATTTGATGCTTGATAGGGAAGGTGTGCACTTTTCCAGTCTGATCGGGGATGTATATGGTATCGGTCTGCGGGGCAGCGGCCGGGTTCCCTTTTCTGAGGACTCGGAAAACGCTTATTTTCGCATGGAATCGGAAAATATTTCCCTTGATGAAAAACTTTATGACCGCCTGCCGTTTGATATCGGCCTGAAGGAGCTGGGCCTGGCCGGACAGTGCGAAGTAAAGGGCGAGCTTCAGGGGATCGGCCTTAAGGACAAGCCGTTTTCCGGTAACATGACCATGTTGATGCATCATGTGGAAATGCAGCCAAAAGCGACCAGGATCAACGCCAGCGGCACCGCCCGAGTAACGGTTAGCGCCCCGAACTGGCAGGAATTTGAAATTTCGGGGGTGATGGAACTGGATGGCCTCTCCTACGGCAACCTGGACGCGGAGCGGGTGTCCGCAGATTTTGCCTATAAAGATCGTATGCTTGACATCCCGGAGTTGGTGGTTGGGGCTTACGGCGGCAAATTGAATTTTAAGGAGACCCGGATCGATACGACTGCCGGATCATGGCAGACCCAAGCGCACATGGCGCATTTGGATCTGGAAAGCCTGGTGGGGGCATTCGGTGTAGAGGGCCGGAAGGCGCCGTCCGGCGTGATGCGCGGGGATATAGAGATGAGCGGCCGTGGTCTAAACCCCGGGACATTCTCGGGCGAGGGCACCATAAAAATCGGCCGGGGCCGGCTTTACAGCTTCCCTGTGCTGGTTTCGGTGTTTAACGTGCTGGATTTGAAGCTTCCGCGGCAAAGCCCGGTGACCGATGCTTACGGGGACTTTCGCATCGATGAGGGACGGCTCGCGATCCGGGATCTGCTTTTCTCCGGCGGCTCGGTCCCCGCCCATATGGAGGGCGAGATCTCCCTGGATTCAGCCGGCAGCCTGAAACAAATGCCCATCGATCTGATCGTCACCGTGGCCAAGCAGGAGGGCATCCTGGATCAGATCCCTTTGCTTAACTGGGCCAAACATTATACGGTGGATTATTTGCGGCGGCTTGTACTGCAGGCCCGGGTCAAGGGCACCTTCGGGGATTATAAAGTCGACACCCTCTCAAGCCCGCTGACCAGTCCGATCCGGAAAATGTTTTCCCTGCTGGAGCGGTTTACCCCGGCACCGCCGGGTGGCAACTGATGGCTTCCTCATAAGTCCAATTTCTGCGTTGCGCTGCATCCCTCGGAATTTCACGTACGAGCAAGTACGCTGCATTCCTCGGGATTTGCGCGCCTTGAACTTGAACTTATGACTTTGCCATCCCTAATCGATATGATTCGTTTATTTTACTGGGAGGTTTTTATGTCCCATACCGTCAAATCCTATCATCGGTTTACCGGTTATGACCGGTATAACATGTCCCCGCATTATCTGGACTGGGCCAGTCAGCCTGCCCAGTTTAAAAATTATCCGGGGGTCACCACGGTTTCCCTGCCCGAAGCTTCCGATATTTACCGAATGCCCCTGATCGAGGCCTGCCAAAATGCGGCGGAAAAACCGGCCGCGGTGCTTCCGGGTGCGGCGGCGCTTGCCCGGGTTTTTACCCTGGCCTGCGGACTAACCGCCAAGGCCCGGCAGCCGGGCGGTGATTTTTGCTTTCGCAGTGCGCCCTCTGCCGGCGCCCTTTACCCCAATGAGCTCTACCTGATCTGGCCGGGTTCATCGGAGTTGGATGCGGGGGTCTATCATTTCGGTTTCCAGCATCGCAAATTAGCGCCCCTTCGCACCGGCGATTTTGCCCGCGTCTTTGAGCAGGCGTTTGGGTCGAAGGATGAAACTCCCGCCGCTCGGTTTCTGGTTTCCGGCATCTTTTTCAGAAGCGCGTGGAAATATCGCAGCCGGGCGTATCGCTATGTTTTAATGGATGCCGGGCACCTGATCGAGAATTTGCGGCTGGCCATATCAGCGGCCGGGTTTCCGGCGCGGCTGGAGCTGGCATTTGATGATTTGGCAGCGGATCAACTCCTGGGGGTGAACCCGGATCGGGAGGGATGTCTCGGCGGCCTGAAAATTCCGGTTACAGATACCGATTCAGGCGCCGCAGCCGAGCCCCGCATTGACCCGCTGCCGGAAACATTTGCCGAAGCCAGCCGGGTATCTGAAAAAGAGATCGAATACGAAGCCATTCTGGATATTCATCGGGCCGGCCGTAAATTGACGGATCGCGGCCCATCAACGGCCGACCCGGCTGAAGTGTTGGGCCTGACTGCAGATGACTGGACACCGCTAACAGCCATCGCCTCTGATGATCAGATTGCCGGGGCCCCGGTAATGGATTATGCGGAAGCTTCGCTGCGGCGGCGCTCCCGGCGAAACTTTGTCAAAGACCCCATGACAGCGGCCCAGTTCGCCTATTTGCTCAACCTTGTGAGCGGGGCCAGGGGCAGGGCTGTTCAAAATCAGCCGGATGGCGCCGCGCAAATCGTCTGTGGATGCCTCGTGGGGAATGTGTCGGGAATGGCTCCGGGGTTTTATCTGTTGGACATGGAAAAGCGGCAATTGGGCCGGGTCTATACGGGGGATAAACGGGGGAATATGACCGCCATATGTTTAAATCAGGCATGGCTTGCCAATGCCGCGGCACATTTCGTATTAATGACCAATCTGGAAGGCTTGGACCAGGCATTCGGGGCCCGGGGGTACCGGTATGCCATGATCGGCGCCGGCCGGCTGGGGCATCTCCTGTATCTCGGGGCTACCGCCCTTGGCATGGGATGCTGCGGCATCGGGGCGTTTTACGACGGGGAGGCCCGGCAGCTTCTGGGCCTGACTGAGGCCTCGGATATGCTGTATTTACTGGCTGTGGGGCAGACCAAATCCGGTGGGGCTTTCTGAAGTTCGGGGGCAAGGATAATTCTTTGTCAAAATGCGGCGCGATTGGTATGTATCGCCAAGGACAGGGAAGCGAAAGCATATATGATTGACCATCTAAAGGAATTAAAAAAAGCGGGCCGGCCGGTCATCGGGTGCTTTCCTTTGTATCCGCCCCTGGCGCTTTTTCACAGCCTGGATTTGATGCCGGCGGTGCTCTGGGGATTTAGGGGCGATTTCGATCAAACCCCGCAAAGCGACAGGCATCTCCAGAATTACACCTGCTCGGTGGCCCGGCACATGACCGAGTTTCTGTTCTCCGAGGCGGGCGGTCTGGTGGATGGGCTGTTTATGTACAATGCCTGCGATACGCTGCGCAATCTCC harbors:
- a CDS encoding alpha/beta hydrolase, producing the protein MRHETIRGVGCIFLHPSNELSGRKLIFLHGGAFTSGPIICHWGMLSRVCEKTGIAAIMVDYGLVPAHRYPGPLNDVLQVFRQLRLENPPDRIFLMGDSAGGGLALSAALALKDNQEPLPQKLALLSPWLDLTMSHPDIERLKKFDQLLTKEDLIAAGRDYAGDHNPGHHLLSPINGDFAGLPPALVLVGTHELFLCDCRRFKEKAAAAGVPIRYREWKGMFHDWMALTPAMAEANEAVDEIVDFFFKA
- a CDS encoding GAK system CofD-like protein, with the translated sequence MNDKIQPSGGAPLYFQMSRTARLPDPFKLARYQKSPDLGPRPLFFSGGTALRALSRELIRYTRNSIHIITPFDSGGSSAELRKVFHMPAVGDIRNRLMALADQSFQGQPEIFDLFVHRLAKDAAEERLAAELARMARGTHPLVSRIPEPMCQIIRSHLHTFLNYMPASFSLKGASIGNLILAAGYLDNHHLLDPIIYTISNLVQARGTVRPVVADDRHLAAEMDSGELIIGQHQLTGKESRPIASRIHRLYLCHSSTDGDPAEVEIDSGIRSLIQSAELICYPMGSFYSSIIANLLPKGVGHAVSRVHCPKIYIPNTGEDPESYGLDPTRQTEILLSYLKADDPEKIENQAVLNLVLVDKKHGRYACPIDEERLNALGIEVMDYPLITKESAPSIAADRLAECLLSMT
- a CDS encoding nitroreductase, producing the protein MNVIDAINTRRSIRGFKADPVPGVLLKEILETATRAPSALNSQPWEFAVITGPVLDQIRAANVEKLRNGAPMAPDHVAALWPKESVYRERQVELAKQIFNLMGIAREDKENRSAWQERGFRFFDAPAAIIVMTDQMLSESGPLLDIGMVVENICLAAVARGLGTCIEDQGIFYPEVIRNLAGIPETKRLIIGIAVGYPDRDHAANQLKTPRAPVDQITTWIGFDE
- a CDS encoding thioesterase family protein encodes the protein MHLFNKDISVTPKAPYFFKANVSDNWSINGNPNGGYLLAIVANAMMTHSDKTATPILTANYLARCLPGEVELGVEAIAQSKQFNRFQTRLLQEGSEKIRAFGTFAIETDECFIKRYEADPPEIAPLDQCVRFPQMPKYTLYDNMDVRLDPMCAGWMENKLSDASEHKGWIKFTDNRPLDILAVTLAADAFPPAVFSTQGMAAWVPTLEFTISIRNITDTEWLKCRFRTRFINCGLLEEDGDIWDENDELIAVSRQIAQYRKIAG
- a CDS encoding efflux RND transporter permease subunit gives rise to the protein MIISDTAVNNRVSVLVLAVIILIMGFYCYNEIPREDEPDVTIPYVFVYTPYKGVAAADIETAITVPIEKKLKGLERVKSVKSVSSEGESNINIEFIPGTDIDDVLQKVKDKVDEAKRDLPTDLEDDPAVFEVNLSELPIVVYSLHGATGMAGLKKIANDLEEDIESIPGVLEVDVTGGREREIIIEVDPDKMAYYNIPITAFQQVVANENTNTSGGAITLGDGRYQLRVPGEFNTPDEIYGLVVDNFNGQPVYLKDMARVVDGFKDEESRSRLDGRDAVNIAVKKRAGENIIDIVEAVDRLIDEQKPGWPAGVEITKLMNKAKGIRLMLADLENNILSGLLLVVLVLFFALGVRNATLVGLAIPFSMLLSFMVIYAMGITLNMVVLFSLTLALGMLVDNAIVIVENIYRYMEQGVSRIEAAKKATSEVAYPVIGSTLTTLAAFFPMVFWPGIMGEFMKYLPITLIITLTSSLFVALVINPALTAFFMRVKQKNDPGRLATDASDIQAMGEKPVQIQGIILRTYRRMLEYSLKHRLTVVATSFLLLFALIQIWQLVIGLEKPVEFFPSVDPDSAYVNVDPPEGADLEYMDRIIKKIELAVANAGAENPSASFKERYARAYIPRVHEKRGGDTFKGPTDIDNIEHIYATAKKKAGSSLFSEYADNRLGIQFIDFEDRKTPSVDDIEVIRQRIKNIAGARITVAEAQGGPPTGAPINIEISGEKVRVLGDLAKQIRAIVSKIPHVVDVKDDFMDALPSVQVDIDRQKAALFGLSTNAIGFGLKTAYNGLNVSTFREEDEDYDITVKFTEGDRKVSDVLRKLMLSTPSGQMVPLTTLADIKFSGSLGDINRINHERVVTVKGDVDETKIPGSVAKMQAERLLADFTMPPGYHIKFTGQHEHEEESKAFLSKAFIIALFLIFLILVTIFNSVGQPLIIMTSVILSLGGVFLGLTVMRFPFGIIMSGVGVISLAGVVVNNAIVLIDYINKLRSRGMDFHEAIIAGGATRLRPVMLTAITTILGLIPMATGISINFRKLSISLVSETSQYWQSMSIVVIFGLMLATILTLVVVPTLYAVFATAPGWFAEKYGLLKKFYWKPFETKVEHTPR